The following proteins are co-located in the Sebaldella sp. S0638 genome:
- a CDS encoding GntR family transcriptional regulator: protein MKLKNSKLPLYHQLAEKITEEIKDNNLAEDEKIPSEREYCEKYKVSRSTVREAVKYLEQTGYLYRIQGKGTFVSPKMMKQNLLEFYSFTEEMKKLGKTPSSIIKSFKVITADKETAKKLNIQNESKIYYLERIRLADDTPIMLEKTFLPASRFPRLSKNDFVKNPMYTVFINEYNVTFEKAVEKFSVAHPTGDISKKLLLTSNIPCIKLERTTYEKEKIIEYTVGIIRGDRFQFEVILDNNRKHF from the coding sequence ATGAAATTAAAAAACTCTAAGTTACCTCTTTACCACCAGCTGGCTGAAAAAATTACAGAGGAAATAAAAGATAACAATCTGGCAGAAGATGAAAAAATTCCTTCTGAAAGAGAGTACTGTGAAAAATATAAAGTGAGCAGATCCACAGTACGTGAAGCTGTAAAATATCTTGAACAGACAGGATATCTATACAGAATTCAAGGAAAAGGAACCTTTGTATCGCCTAAAATGATGAAGCAAAATCTTCTTGAATTTTACAGTTTTACAGAAGAAATGAAAAAACTCGGAAAGACACCTTCCTCTATAATCAAATCATTTAAAGTTATTACAGCTGACAAAGAAACCGCTAAAAAACTGAATATTCAGAATGAGAGTAAAATTTATTATCTGGAGCGGATCAGACTTGCAGATGATACACCTATTATGTTAGAAAAAACATTTTTACCTGCATCAAGATTTCCCAGACTCTCAAAGAATGATTTTGTGAAAAACCCTATGTATACAGTTTTTATTAATGAATATAATGTGACTTTTGAAAAAGCAGTCGAAAAATTTTCAGTAGCACACCCTACAGGAGATATATCGAAAAAGCTTCTTCTTACATCTAATATTCCCTGTATAAAACTGGAACGTACAACATATGAAAAAGAAAAAATCATTGAATATACAGTAGGAATTATCAGAGGTGACAGATTTCAGTTTGAAGTAATTCTGGACAATAACAGGAAGCACTTTTAA
- a CDS encoding putative quinol monooxygenase, with amino-acid sequence MVVVTAKMYFKDGKLKEAEHILRELIEKTNQEDGCIEYRSYLSNNSPDEIIIIEKWESKEHLDAHMKSKHFVELLPKIGEKCSKEAEISIYSPLI; translated from the coding sequence ATGGTAGTAGTTACGGCAAAAATGTATTTTAAGGACGGAAAATTAAAAGAAGCAGAACACATACTCAGGGAATTAATTGAAAAAACTAATCAGGAAGATGGATGCATAGAATATAGATCATACTTAAGCAATAATTCTCCAGATGAAATTATAATAATTGAAAAATGGGAGTCAAAGGAGCATCTTGATGCACATATGAAAAGTAAACATTTTGTGGAACTTTTGCCTAAAATAGGTGAGAAATGCTCAAAAGAAGCAGAAATATCGATATACAGCCCGCTAATTTAA
- a CDS encoding xanthine phosphoribosyltransferase, whose amino-acid sequence MQLLEDKILSEGRVLPGSILKVDSFLNHQIDAELMAKVGEEFAEYFKDKNITRVVTVESSGIAPAVFTALHLGVPVVFARKKLSLTLNDGLVTTEVNSYTKGEKNTIAVSKDYIKPEDNILIIDDFLAKGEVIRGLIDITKQIGANIAGVGIVIEKAFQNGRKYVEEANIPILSLVRIESLENNKIKLLK is encoded by the coding sequence ATGCAGTTACTAGAAGATAAGATATTATCAGAAGGAAGGGTTTTACCAGGATCTATCCTAAAGGTAGATTCGTTTTTGAATCATCAGATAGACGCAGAACTGATGGCTAAAGTGGGGGAAGAGTTCGCTGAGTATTTTAAGGATAAAAATATTACCAGAGTAGTAACCGTGGAATCATCGGGAATAGCTCCGGCAGTATTTACAGCACTTCATTTAGGCGTACCGGTTGTTTTTGCCAGAAAAAAATTATCTCTGACATTAAATGACGGGCTTGTAACAACAGAAGTAAATTCTTACACTAAAGGGGAGAAAAATACTATAGCTGTTTCAAAGGATTACATAAAACCTGAGGATAATATACTGATTATTGATGATTTTCTAGCTAAGGGCGAGGTAATCAGAGGGCTTATAGATATAACAAAACAGATTGGCGCTAATATAGCAGGAGTGGGAATCGTAATTGAAAAGGCCTTTCAAAACGGGCGTAAGTATGTGGAAGAAGCAAATATACCTATTTTATCACTGGTAAGAATAGAATCACTCGAAAACAATAAGATAAAGCTTTTAAAATAA
- a CDS encoding PRD domain-containing protein: MHSLLSRQKEIIIYLMDKTNYIPVKNIAENIRVSEKTVYRELKTIEEYLSSRYIFLEKRPGTGIKLKITKEQKMKLNFELHIGKENKNDYMSTEHRRQKILTEFLSNSPKAYSIQQLSEKYYISRASIVNDLKYIEDCIKQYDLRLERNKNGTMLTGSEMNIRKAILGIINELIAVNHENKHGTRESRLDDENLHELFGQFGREDVEAVAEILKETEQQLNYKMGEIYYINMITHVLILIKRLRHGNIQYENKIKTDARKTDERIHSISQEMAEKISETFKIEVHDEEIYFIYQYLISSGMEISNAGTDKSGFLLDTSPVIMDIAGEIIGKISEIADFKLKPDNQLYESLILHLKAMMNRLKYNISIKNPILEDIKKEFSAIYGLVGLVTLDTMEKYDIRIISPDEIGYLTFYFQAAIEQNMKQKKVLVVCSSGVGSSHLLRGRIRNSFPEWDIVDVISTGRLKAGYDLENIDLIISTINISDTGMPVAYVTALFNEADVRNVTEIYLKNALKSKNTVFSFKVIKKFLNKKYIQIENEIFSEKTSVKKLIKKIINENYLDKRNINEYISETHINKNFSVYLIKKEIVTKTRIGFRIKSNTSGEYKADIIIGVKDNDEVHRQLLKEIFELYNNKELLKKICYCRNTNEICELINLN; this comes from the coding sequence ATGCATTCGTTATTATCAAGACAAAAAGAGATTATTATATATCTCATGGATAAAACAAATTATATACCCGTAAAAAATATTGCAGAAAATATAAGGGTATCAGAGAAAACTGTTTACAGAGAATTGAAAACAATAGAGGAATACCTGAGCAGCAGATATATATTTTTGGAAAAACGGCCGGGGACAGGAATAAAGCTCAAGATTACAAAAGAGCAGAAAATGAAACTGAATTTTGAACTTCATATAGGAAAAGAAAATAAAAATGATTATATGTCCACAGAACACAGGAGACAAAAAATACTTACAGAATTTTTGAGCAATTCCCCAAAGGCCTATTCTATACAGCAGTTATCGGAAAAATATTATATAAGCAGGGCTTCTATAGTAAATGATCTGAAATATATAGAAGACTGTATAAAACAATATGATCTCCGGCTCGAAAGAAATAAAAACGGAACTATGCTTACCGGCTCGGAAATGAATATAAGAAAAGCTATTCTGGGAATAATAAACGAGCTTATAGCTGTAAATCATGAAAATAAGCACGGAACAAGGGAATCCAGGCTTGATGATGAAAATCTGCATGAACTCTTCGGGCAGTTTGGAAGAGAGGATGTAGAGGCAGTCGCAGAGATTCTAAAGGAGACAGAACAACAGCTAAATTACAAAATGGGTGAAATATACTACATAAATATGATAACACATGTATTGATACTGATAAAAAGACTCAGACACGGAAATATCCAGTATGAAAATAAAATAAAAACCGATGCCAGAAAAACTGATGAAAGAATTCACAGTATATCACAGGAAATGGCAGAGAAAATATCTGAAACTTTTAAAATAGAAGTACACGATGAGGAAATTTATTTTATATATCAGTATCTCATTTCCTCAGGTATGGAAATCAGCAATGCTGGAACTGATAAAAGCGGGTTTTTGCTTGATACCAGTCCTGTAATAATGGATATAGCAGGAGAAATAATAGGGAAAATTTCAGAAATAGCGGATTTTAAATTAAAACCTGATAATCAGCTGTATGAAAGTCTGATTCTGCATCTGAAAGCTATGATGAACAGATTGAAATATAATATAAGCATAAAAAATCCCATTCTGGAAGATATAAAAAAGGAATTTTCCGCGATTTACGGACTGGTGGGGCTTGTAACGCTTGATACGATGGAAAAATATGACATAAGAATTATCAGTCCTGATGAAATAGGATATCTTACATTTTATTTTCAGGCTGCAATAGAGCAGAATATGAAACAGAAAAAAGTACTGGTGGTATGTTCAAGCGGAGTGGGATCGTCGCATTTGCTGAGAGGACGTATAAGAAATTCATTTCCTGAATGGGATATTGTAGACGTAATATCTACAGGACGGCTGAAAGCAGGATATGATCTGGAAAATATTGATCTTATAATTTCTACAATAAATATCTCGGATACAGGCATGCCTGTAGCATATGTAACGGCATTATTTAACGAAGCTGATGTGCGGAATGTAACCGAAATATACCTGAAAAATGCATTGAAGAGTAAAAATACTGTTTTTTCATTTAAGGTAATAAAAAAGTTTTTAAATAAAAAATATATTCAGATAGAGAATGAAATTTTTTCAGAAAAAACCAGTGTAAAGAAATTAATAAAAAAAATTATAAATGAAAATTATCTGGATAAAAGAAACATCAATGAGTATATTTCTGAAACACATATTAATAAAAACTTTTCTGTATACCTTATAAAAAAAGAAATAGTAACAAAAACACGTATAGGTTTCAGAATAAAAAGCAATACTTCAGGGGAATACAAAGCGGATATAATAATCGGGGTTAAGGATAATGATGAAGTACACAGACAATTATTAAAGGAAATATTTGAACTTTATAATAACAAAGAACTGCTGAAAAAAATATGTTATTGCAGAAATACCAATGAAATCTGCGAATTAATAAATTTAAATTAG
- a CDS encoding PTS sugar transporter subunit IIA has protein sequence MDITKVINEKTINLNLKGRNKDEVLSELTDLLFNENIIDSKEGFLKDVYKREAEGQTGLGNYIAIPHGKSESVLKTSLAIGRTNNTVEWETLDGKPVKCIILFAVRAVDKTTTHIKLLSQVAEALADDDITEKLLTKENPKEIMELFREKK, from the coding sequence ATGGATATAACAAAAGTGATTAATGAGAAAACTATTAATTTGAATCTAAAGGGAAGAAACAAGGACGAGGTCTTGAGTGAACTAACAGATCTGCTCTTTAACGAAAACATTATTGATTCAAAAGAGGGGTTTCTTAAGGATGTTTATAAGAGAGAAGCGGAAGGACAGACAGGACTGGGGAATTATATAGCTATTCCGCACGGGAAATCTGAAAGTGTACTAAAGACTTCACTTGCAATAGGAAGGACGAACAATACTGTAGAATGGGAAACTCTGGACGGAAAGCCGGTAAAATGTATTATTTTGTTTGCAGTAAGAGCAGTGGATAAAACAACAACACATATAAAACTGCTTTCTCAGGTGGCAGAAGCGCTTGCTGATGATGATATCACTGAAAAACTTCTGACTAAAGAAAATCCAAAAGAAATAATGGAGTTATTCAGGGAAAAAAAATAA
- a CDS encoding PTS fructose transporter subunit IIB produces MKIVGIAACTSGIAHTYIAKEKLIRAAQEAGHEVHIETQGTIGTEEELTSQDIADADIVIIAADIAVSGKERFKGKKTIEIPTSVCIKSSKQLIKKIEEELGK; encoded by the coding sequence ATGAAAATAGTAGGGATAGCTGCATGTACGTCAGGAATAGCACATACTTATATTGCAAAAGAAAAATTGATACGTGCTGCACAAGAGGCTGGACATGAAGTTCACATTGAAACGCAGGGTACTATTGGAACAGAAGAAGAATTAACAAGTCAGGATATCGCAGACGCAGATATTGTTATTATTGCAGCAGATATTGCAGTGTCAGGAAAAGAACGTTTTAAAGGAAAGAAAACAATTGAAATTCCAACTAGTGTCTGCATTAAATCATCAAAACAATTAATTAAAAAGATTGAAGAAGAATTAGGAAAATAA
- a CDS encoding PTS fructose transporter subunit IIC: MKNIGQELKKHALTAISYMLPLVVASGLLIAIGNLMGGEVVTDIEKMTIPSALTSLGVFGMGLLPSFISGYIAYSIADRPGIAPGFLMGQIASFLGAGFLGGMIGGYFVGYIALAIKKYLKVPKWAQALMPMMIIPTLSAIIGGLLMYFVVGTPIVWITNGLTNFIVGLDSSAKILYGFIIGGLGCIDYGGPISKVPNLICDGLLLEGITEPEAIKVLAAMVPPLGVALSLVLSRVLKKNIYKNTEVENIKVAFPMGLCMISEGVIPIAMNDLLRTVFCTSIGCGVTGAISFSLGVGSKVPSGGIFVIPAMSNPLGAVIALLSGTVVTAVLLVIVKKRVNPEDEIISDDEKEVDLSNIVISG, from the coding sequence ATGAAGAATATAGGTCAGGAGTTAAAAAAACATGCATTAACAGCCATATCGTATATGCTTCCGCTTGTAGTGGCATCAGGGCTTCTTATTGCAATTGGTAATTTAATGGGCGGGGAAGTTGTTACAGATATAGAAAAAATGACAATTCCCAGTGCATTAACATCACTTGGAGTATTTGGGATGGGGTTACTGCCTTCGTTCATCTCAGGTTATATCGCATATAGTATTGCTGACCGTCCCGGAATAGCACCCGGATTTTTAATGGGGCAAATTGCTTCGTTTCTTGGTGCGGGATTTTTAGGAGGGATGATTGGAGGATATTTTGTTGGATATATTGCATTGGCAATTAAAAAATATCTAAAAGTTCCAAAGTGGGCACAGGCATTAATGCCGATGATGATTATTCCGACGTTATCTGCTATTATCGGCGGACTGCTGATGTATTTTGTAGTCGGGACACCAATTGTATGGATTACAAACGGATTAACAAATTTTATTGTCGGGCTTGACAGTTCAGCTAAAATTTTATATGGATTTATTATCGGCGGATTAGGCTGTATTGATTATGGAGGGCCTATTAGTAAAGTTCCGAATTTAATTTGTGATGGATTATTATTAGAAGGTATTACTGAGCCGGAAGCGATTAAAGTATTGGCAGCTATGGTTCCGCCGTTAGGGGTAGCGTTATCTCTTGTTCTTTCCAGAGTTTTGAAAAAAAATATTTATAAAAACACAGAAGTTGAAAATATTAAAGTAGCATTTCCAATGGGATTATGTATGATTTCTGAAGGAGTTATCCCAATTGCTATGAATGATTTGTTGAGAACTGTTTTTTGCACTTCAATTGGTTGTGGAGTAACAGGTGCAATTAGTTTTTCATTAGGGGTGGGAAGTAAGGTGCCATCTGGCGGAATATTTGTTATTCCGGCTATGAGTAATCCATTAGGAGCAGTAATCGCTTTATTAAGCGGTACTGTCGTAACTGCTGTTTTACTGGTTATTGTAAAGAAAAGAGTAAATCCGGAAGATGAAATTATTTCTGACGATGAAAAAGAAGTAGATTTATCAAATATCGTTATTAGCGGATAG
- a CDS encoding class II fructose-bisphosphate aldolase has translation MYVSMKEMLNNANKNNYAVLAVNCFNMETVRAAVKAAEEKRAPIIINIVQDHFQEHAKAELIAPITEELVKNKNIPAALNLDHGKDYDSCVYALRHGFTSLMIDASNKPFAENIEITGEVVRLAKAAGLSVEGELGHIGSGSSYNCENQKELYTDPSETKEFFEKTGIDALAVSCGTAHGLYKEGVVPKINFELIKKIKNITGKPLVLHGGSGADGEGLRKAVSCGINKINVGADIFKAGRKKIYEELMGNPDADLFKLMIKMEKACKEEIIRYLAFSGSEGRAEEIIKEAAF, from the coding sequence ATGTATGTTTCAATGAAAGAAATGCTAAATAATGCCAATAAAAATAATTATGCAGTATTGGCTGTAAATTGCTTTAATATGGAAACTGTGAGAGCTGCAGTGAAAGCAGCAGAAGAAAAAAGAGCACCGATAATCATAAATATAGTGCAGGATCATTTTCAGGAACATGCAAAGGCTGAATTAATTGCACCTATAACAGAAGAACTGGTGAAAAATAAAAATATTCCTGCAGCATTAAATCTTGATCATGGAAAAGATTATGATTCTTGTGTTTATGCACTCAGGCATGGATTCACTTCTTTGATGATAGATGCAAGCAATAAACCGTTTGCAGAAAATATAGAAATTACCGGCGAAGTGGTGCGGCTTGCCAAAGCAGCGGGTCTCAGCGTGGAGGGTGAGTTAGGTCATATCGGTTCAGGAAGCTCATATAACTGTGAAAATCAAAAAGAGCTTTATACTGATCCGAGTGAAACAAAAGAGTTTTTTGAGAAAACCGGAATAGATGCTCTGGCAGTTTCCTGTGGAACAGCTCACGGTCTTTATAAAGAGGGAGTAGTTCCCAAGATTAATTTTGAGCTTATCAAGAAAATAAAAAATATTACCGGAAAACCGCTGGTTTTACACGGCGGAAGCGGTGCAGACGGGGAAGGACTCAGAAAAGCAGTTTCCTGCGGGATTAATAAAATCAATGTAGGGGCAGATATATTCAAAGCAGGAAGAAAGAAAATATATGAAGAATTAATGGGAAACCCTGATGCTGATTTATTTAAACTGATGATAAAAATGGAAAAGGCATGTAAGGAAGAGATAATAAGATATCTTGCATTTTCAGGTTCAGAGGGACGGGCAGAAGAAATAATAAAAGAGGCGGCTTTTTAA
- a CDS encoding ketose-bisphosphate aldolase — MLLTMKELLETAQKNKFAVGAFNVADSTFLRAVVEEAERAKSPAIIAIHPTELEFVTDEFISYVKHRAYVSNVPLVIHLDHGGNMEEIVRAIKCGFTSVMIDGSTLPYEENVSITKRVTEIAHAAGVSVEGELGTIGQTGNSVEGGVSKITYTDPEQAKDFVTRTGVDTLAVAIGTAHGIYPKDVKSELQLDILKKIREATDIPLVLHGGSANPDSEIAESVRLGVSKINISSDMKYAYFKKAREILSTTELWDPNVIYPECITEAQKVINHKMKLFSSIDKSGLYR, encoded by the coding sequence ATGTTACTAACAATGAAAGAATTACTGGAAACAGCACAAAAAAATAAATTTGCAGTAGGGGCGTTTAACGTGGCAGACAGTACATTTTTGAGAGCAGTGGTAGAAGAAGCGGAAAGGGCAAAATCACCGGCAATAATAGCGATTCATCCCACAGAACTTGAATTTGTTACTGATGAATTTATATCATATGTAAAGCACAGAGCATATGTAAGTAATGTACCCCTTGTTATACATTTGGATCATGGCGGGAATATGGAAGAAATAGTGAGAGCAATTAAATGTGGATTTACTTCGGTTATGATAGACGGTTCAACACTGCCGTATGAGGAAAATGTAAGTATCACAAAAAGAGTGACGGAGATAGCACATGCAGCGGGGGTTTCCGTAGAAGGAGAACTGGGGACTATAGGGCAGACTGGTAATTCTGTGGAAGGCGGAGTCAGTAAGATTACATATACTGATCCTGAACAGGCAAAGGACTTTGTCACGAGAACAGGAGTGGATACTCTCGCAGTAGCAATAGGGACTGCACACGGGATATATCCTAAAGATGTGAAATCGGAGCTGCAGCTGGATATTTTGAAAAAAATAAGAGAGGCAACTGATATTCCTCTGGTACTTCATGGAGGTTCTGCGAATCCTGACAGTGAAATAGCAGAGTCAGTAAGGCTCGGAGTAAGCAAAATAAATATTTCAAGTGATATGAAATATGCATATTTTAAAAAAGCACGGGAAATTTTAAGCACTACAGAATTATGGGACCCGAATGTAATATATCCTGAATGTATAACAGAAGCCCAGAAAGTCATAAATCATAAGATGAAATTATTTTCATCAATAGACAAATCAGGGCTTTACAGATAA